Proteins encoded within one genomic window of Syntrophobacterales bacterium:
- a CDS encoding restriction endonuclease subunit S: protein MNTLTFSELVEINPRVKIEKAKEYPFVEMGVVEPNRRYVNANQNRIFQNGGAKFLPGDTLFARITPCLENGKIAQYQDVGGQAGFGSTEFFVFRARPGVSDPGFVYYLAKSELIRKPAEKSMSGASGRQRADLKSIVDLEVPSPPLSTQRKIEAILSAYDDLIENNLRRIKILEEMAQNLYREWFVKFRFPCHQRARFVGSPLGQIPEGWEAVRFTQIADVLSGGTPKTTVSDYWDGQIPFFAPKDTPTSFFVTETEKQITEIGLRKCNSKLYPPQTVFITARGTVGKVVMPVVPMAMNQSCYALRGKFGISQPFLFMTTLEQVAYLKKNTGGATFDTIVVDTFHRMQVIRPDEGSVALFTQRIERVLPASLRS, encoded by the coding sequence ATGAACACGTTAACTTTCTCTGAACTGGTCGAGATCAACCCTCGCGTTAAAATAGAGAAAGCTAAAGAGTATCCGTTTGTTGAAATGGGTGTAGTAGAGCCGAACAGGCGTTATGTGAATGCAAATCAGAATCGTATATTCCAAAACGGCGGAGCGAAATTTTTACCTGGTGATACCCTGTTCGCAAGGATAACCCCCTGTCTTGAGAACGGGAAGATTGCTCAATATCAAGATGTTGGAGGACAAGCAGGATTTGGGTCAACTGAATTTTTTGTGTTCCGAGCACGACCAGGAGTTTCAGATCCCGGATTCGTCTACTATCTTGCCAAATCTGAATTAATCAGAAAACCGGCTGAAAAAAGCATGTCGGGAGCTTCTGGGCGCCAGAGAGCCGATCTTAAATCAATCGTTGACCTCGAAGTTCCATCTCCCCCACTCTCCACGCAGCGAAAAATCGAGGCGATTCTCTCGGCCTACGACGACCTGATCGAGAACAACCTGCGGCGGATCAAAATTCTGGAGGAGATGGCGCAAAACCTCTACCGCGAGTGGTTCGTCAAGTTCCGCTTCCCCTGCCACCAGCGCGCCCGCTTCGTCGGGTCGCCCCTCGGCCAGATTCCGGAAGGGTGGGAGGCGGTGCGATTCACGCAAATTGCGGACGTATTAAGCGGTGGCACTCCAAAGACAACCGTTTCAGATTATTGGGATGGACAGATCCCGTTCTTTGCCCCTAAAGATACACCCACATCATTCTTTGTGACAGAGACAGAAAAGCAGATTACCGAGATTGGATTGCGAAAGTGTAACAGCAAACTATATCCACCACAGACAGTATTCATTACTGCACGAGGAACCGTTGGAAAGGTCGTCATGCCGGTTGTGCCTATGGCTATGAACCAATCATGCTATGCGTTGCGTGGAAAGTTCGGTATTAGCCAGCCATTTCTTTTCATGACGACCCTTGAACAGGTAGCCTATCTAAAGAAAAACACAGGCGGAGCAACGTTCGACACGATTGTTGTAGATACTTTTCATCGAATGCAAGTGATCCGACCAGATGAAGGATCTGTCGCACTATTTACGCAACGAATTGAACGTGTCCTTCCGGCAAGCCTGCGTAGCTGA